A part of Aedes aegypti strain LVP_AGWG unplaced genomic scaffold, AaegL5.0 Primary Assembly AGWG_AaegL5_hic_scaff_481_PBJ_arrow, whole genome shotgun sequence genomic DNA contains:
- the LOC110681155 gene encoding vacuolar protein sorting-associated protein 16B-like translates to MESKDDDYWNDSANKSFNFDEDDVAILELPTGGANRRSLFGEDTASEVNYAFVQSELPLHMIIADSDLTMILEDQSRSERAMPKGASVEEELKLLRKKLQELNFAPSAPCVVAKLILGKCCSLEMFRSLQEKEALLDEAVASGNGNAILKVVLFLEKTLKKKLLYRLLQTRPEAVSHYVNYMALRLQVTECTDLLTYLGRHHEASLLQFSIYVRSTSNIEFKRQRLKKIYCDYFSQPGANSFYAQLVANYINLLGRYLHIVLQCKKLFKKSLLNPRIKGFYNIPQN, encoded by the exons atggaATCAAAAGACGATGATTACTGGAACGACTCCGCCAACAAATCTTTCAACTTCGACGAAGATGAC GTGGCCATTCTGGAACTTCCCACCGGAGGAGCTAACCGGCGAAGCCTATTTGGAGAGGACACCGCCTCGGAAGTGAACTATGCCTTCGTCCAGAGCGAACTGCCACTGCACATGATAATCGCGGACAGCGATCTGACGATGATTCTGGAGGACCAGTCCCGTAGCGAAAGGGCCATGCCGAAGGGCGCCAGCGTGGAAGAGGAACTGAAATTACTTCGCAAGAAGCTGCAAGAGCTTAATTTTGCTCCATCGGCACCGTGTGTCGTGGCGAAGCTGATTTTGGGGAAATGCTGTTCGCTGGAAATGTTCCGGTCTCTACAAGAAAAGGAAGCCCTGCTGGACGAGGCCGTGGCCAGTGGGAATGGGAATGCCATACTGAAAGTTGTGCTCTTTTTGGAGAAGACTCTGAAGAAGAAGCTGCTCTACCGATTGCTTCAAACCAGACCGGAAGCGGTTAGTCATTACGTGAATTATATGGCGTTGAGGCTCCAGGTCACCGAATGTACGGATCTATTGAC GTACCTTGGAAGACATCATGAAGCAAGC TTACTCCAGTTCTCTATCTACGTGCGGAGCACATCAAATATTGAATTCAAGCGACAACGGTTAAAAAAGATCTACTGTGACTATTTCTCCCAGCCAGGAGCAAACAGTTTTTATGCTCAGCTAGTTGCAAATTACATTAACTTGCTAGGTAGGTACTTGCATATAGTGTTGCAATGcaaaaaactgttcaaaaagTCATTGCTCAACCCTAGAATAAAaggattctataacattccccagaac